A DNA window from Brenneria izadpanahii contains the following coding sequences:
- a CDS encoding amidohydrolase/deacetylase family metallohydrolase produces the protein MTVSSTTSLLLRAVRPLGLDLPLPVDGLLDVLIDSAGRVSAYAAQLTEPPDGARIIDAAGAYLCPGWTDLHTHIWYGGTDISIRPEVCGLARGVTTLVDAGSAGEANFHGLREWIIERADEEIYAFLNIGSIGLVACNRVSELSHMGDIDVDRIAATVEANRDRIVGLKVRASGVISRGWDIAPVKLGKKLGKVLGLPLMVHVGEPLPLYDDVLAQLGPGDIITHCFNGKIGGSILEDEDLFHLVEQARDRGIILDVGHGGASFSFEVAKAAIGRRLLPQTISTDVHGHSLDGSVWDFATTLSKLLSLGMPLEQVIHAATVAPRQAINRPYGPMMSGGARANFTLFRLRDENLRVTDSKGAESLLEQVFDPVYSILGANAWPASRYQPQNSDRHACPHCGWLL, from the coding sequence ATGACCGTTTCCTCCACTACTTCTTTGCTGCTGCGCGCGGTTCGTCCGCTGGGTCTGGATCTGCCCCTGCCCGTGGACGGACTGCTGGATGTGCTCATTGATTCCGCCGGCCGGGTTAGCGCCTACGCCGCCCAACTGACCGAGCCGCCGGACGGCGCGCGGATTATCGACGCCGCCGGCGCCTATCTTTGTCCCGGCTGGACCGATCTGCACACCCATATCTGGTACGGCGGCACCGATATCTCCATCCGGCCGGAGGTTTGCGGCCTGGCGCGCGGCGTGACCACCCTGGTGGATGCGGGCTCCGCCGGCGAAGCTAATTTCCACGGCCTGCGCGAATGGATTATCGAGCGCGCCGACGAAGAGATTTACGCCTTTCTAAACATCGGCTCCATCGGTCTGGTGGCCTGCAACCGGGTGAGCGAACTCTCCCACATGGGGGATATCGACGTGGACCGCATCGCCGCCACCGTGGAGGCCAACCGCGATCGCATCGTCGGTCTGAAGGTGCGCGCCAGCGGCGTGATTAGCCGGGGCTGGGACATCGCGCCGGTGAAGCTGGGCAAAAAGCTGGGCAAAGTGCTGGGCCTGCCGCTGATGGTGCATGTGGGAGAGCCGCTGCCGCTGTATGACGACGTGCTGGCCCAGTTGGGCCCCGGCGACATCATTACCCACTGCTTCAACGGTAAAATCGGCGGTTCCATCCTGGAAGACGAGGATCTGTTCCACCTGGTCGAACAGGCGCGGGATCGCGGCATCATCCTGGATGTGGGACACGGCGGCGCCTCGTTCTCTTTCGAGGTGGCCAAAGCCGCCATCGGCCGCCGGCTGCTGCCGCAAACCATCTCTACCGATGTTCACGGCCACTCGCTTGACGGTTCGGTATGGGATTTCGCCACCACCCTGTCCAAACTGCTGTCGCTGGGTATGCCGCTGGAACAGGTCATTCATGCCGCGACGGTCGCCCCTCGTCAGGCCATCAACCGCCCTTACGGCCCCATGATGAGCGGCGGTGCGCGCGCCAATTTCACCCTGTTCCGGCTGCGCGACGAAAATCTGCGCGTCACCGACTCCAAAGGGGCGGAGAGCCTGCTGGAGCAGGTGTTCGACCCGGTCTATTCAATACTGGGAGCAAACGCGTGGCCCGCCAGCCGCTATCAGCCGCAGAACAGCGACCGCCACGCCTGCCCTCACTGCGGATGGCTGCTATGA
- a CDS encoding ABC transporter permease has product MTAATMLTAARREGFIWQLLSRPASAAAIGVLIVILLASAAAPWLAPYAPAELSIMTRLTAPNASHWFGSDELGRDVFTRTLYAGQTSLLVGLSVVIFASLAGIVLGLAAGYFPRVDGPVSRLIDAMMAFPDILLAIALVAALGPTAINVTLALGTVYTPRLARVVRASTLVVRELPFVEAARALGVPTPVILTRHILRNIASPLLVQATFIFANAILAEAGLSFLGVGISPDIPTWGTMISQGRQYMDDAPWIMLFPGIAIVITVLSLQLLGDALRDFLDPRLSKGV; this is encoded by the coding sequence ATGACGGCGGCGACGATGCTTACCGCCGCCAGACGGGAAGGCTTTATCTGGCAACTGCTCAGCCGCCCCGCCAGCGCGGCGGCGATCGGCGTTCTGATCGTTATCCTGCTCGCGTCGGCGGCGGCTCCCTGGCTGGCGCCCTATGCGCCCGCCGAGCTTTCCATCATGACCCGGCTGACGGCGCCGAACGCCAGCCACTGGTTCGGCAGCGATGAATTGGGGCGGGATGTTTTTACCCGTACCCTGTATGCCGGTCAAACCTCGTTGCTGGTGGGCTTGTCGGTGGTGATCTTCGCTTCGCTGGCCGGCATCGTGCTGGGGCTGGCGGCCGGCTACTTCCCCCGCGTTGATGGGCCGGTCTCCCGGCTGATCGACGCGATGATGGCCTTTCCCGATATCTTGCTGGCCATCGCGCTGGTGGCCGCCCTCGGCCCCACCGCCATCAACGTGACGCTGGCGCTGGGTACGGTTTATACGCCGAGGCTGGCGCGCGTGGTGCGCGCCTCCACACTGGTGGTGCGCGAGCTGCCCTTTGTGGAGGCGGCCCGCGCGCTGGGCGTACCGACTCCGGTGATCCTTACCCGCCACATTCTGCGCAATATCGCCTCGCCGCTGCTGGTGCAAGCCACCTTTATTTTCGCCAACGCCATCCTGGCCGAGGCGGGCTTGTCGTTCCTCGGCGTGGGGATATCGCCGGATATTCCCACCTGGGGAACCATGATCAGCCAGGGCCGCCAGTATATGGACGACGCCCCATGGATCATGCTGTTTCCCGGCATCGCCATCGTCATTACCGTTCTTTCGCTCCAGCTGCTGGGTGACGCGCTGCGCGATTTCCTCGATCCCCGACTATCAAAAGGTGTCTGA
- a CDS encoding ABC transporter permease — MLRAALNRITGMLLVMALVVTIVFIIVRVTPGDPAAVMLGPDASAADIAALRDRLGLNAPIALQFMQYVGGILQGDLGQSIFLNIPVSEALWQRAEPTFFLTLFSLLIAAVIALPVGILSAYYRGGWFDQLATSLSMFTASIPSFWLGLLLIQLFAVRLGWFDTSGYGGPDAGFITRIQHLVLPAISLGAVSSALIMRFTRASMLDVLNDDYVRTARSKGMSERRVVLRHAFKNALIPVLTVMGLTAALLVSGAIVTETVFGLPGVGSLTVSAVLRRDYPVIQGTLLVISGLYVLMNFLIDMLYLWVDPRVRFS; from the coding sequence GTGTTACGTGCAGCCCTGAATCGAATTACCGGAATGCTGCTGGTGATGGCGCTGGTTGTGACCATCGTATTTATCATCGTGCGCGTTACGCCGGGCGATCCCGCCGCGGTCATGTTGGGCCCCGACGCCAGCGCGGCCGATATCGCCGCCCTGCGCGATCGGCTGGGCCTCAACGCGCCGATCGCGCTGCAATTCATGCAGTATGTGGGCGGGATCCTGCAAGGGGATCTCGGCCAGTCCATCTTCCTCAATATCCCGGTCAGCGAGGCGCTGTGGCAGCGGGCGGAACCCACTTTTTTTCTAACCCTGTTCTCCCTGCTGATCGCCGCCGTTATCGCCCTGCCGGTGGGGATCCTCTCCGCCTACTACCGCGGCGGCTGGTTCGATCAGTTGGCCACCAGCCTGTCCATGTTTACGGCCAGCATTCCCTCGTTCTGGCTGGGGCTACTGCTGATCCAGCTGTTCGCCGTGCGGCTGGGCTGGTTTGATACGTCCGGCTACGGGGGGCCGGACGCCGGCTTCATCACGCGAATTCAGCATCTGGTTTTGCCGGCTATTTCGCTGGGCGCGGTAAGTTCAGCGCTGATTATGCGCTTTACCCGCGCCAGCATGCTGGATGTGCTCAACGACGATTACGTGCGCACCGCCCGCTCAAAAGGCATGAGCGAACGGCGGGTGGTGCTGCGCCACGCCTTCAAAAACGCGCTGATTCCGGTGCTGACGGTGATGGGGCTTACCGCCGCGCTGCTGGTTTCCGGCGCCATCGTGACCGAAACCGTATTCGGCCTGCCCGGCGTCGGCAGCCTGACGGTATCGGCGGTGCTACGCCGCGACTACCCGGTGATTCAGGGCACGCTGCTGGTGATCTCCGGCCTCTACGTGCTGATGAATTTTCTCATCGATATGCTCTATTTGTGGGTCGATCCCCGGGTGCGTTTCTCATGA
- a CDS encoding ABC transporter substrate-binding protein, whose product MSKLLHILLLACLTAAVQPTAALAEPVKGGIVNVATIGEPPTLDPMISSADLVGTISQHIFETLFTFDSQWNVVPLLAQAMPVISDGGKTYRITLRQGVHFHDGTTMTSSDVAASLQRWMTLANRGKQAAAAIDAVSADGPDAIIIRLKRPFAPLLALLALNNSAAVILPSRLADQSPLREFIGTGPYRLQSHQPDRYIQLTRFDDYSSRSEAPDGFGGARHRYLDEIRFVPVPDPNTRVEGAVSGQFQYVDSLPVEALSRLRGGKTVPEILRPFGWPVFVMNTRQGLMTDLTLRRSVQAALAPQDMLMAAFGSADFFSVDGAMYPEGYVWHTDAGAEAYRPQGDTAKASALLKQAGYDGRPLRILTSRQYEFHYKMAQVAQAYLQAAGFKVQLDVVEWATLTQNRADPAKWDIYITHSPFLPEPSLTGFLSDDSPGWWQSPGKRAALDAFNSETDPSRRVALWADVQRVIYQEAPVFKVGDFNSLAARAPALQGIAPSPWPYFWNASLNP is encoded by the coding sequence ATGTCGAAGTTGCTGCATATCCTGCTGCTGGCATGCCTGACAGCAGCCGTTCAACCGACCGCGGCGCTTGCCGAACCGGTTAAAGGGGGGATAGTGAACGTCGCCACCATCGGCGAACCCCCAACGCTGGATCCCATGATCTCCAGCGCCGATCTGGTAGGAACCATCTCCCAACATATTTTCGAAACCCTGTTCACCTTTGATTCGCAATGGAATGTCGTGCCGCTGCTGGCGCAGGCGATGCCGGTTATCAGCGATGGCGGAAAAACCTACCGGATTACGCTGCGTCAAGGGGTGCATTTCCATGACGGCACCACCATGACTTCTTCCGACGTAGCGGCGTCCCTACAGCGGTGGATGACGCTCGCCAACCGCGGCAAGCAGGCGGCGGCGGCTATCGACGCGGTCAGCGCGGACGGGCCGGATGCGATCATTATCCGCCTGAAACGGCCGTTTGCCCCGCTGCTGGCGCTACTCGCGCTGAACAACTCCGCGGCGGTGATTTTGCCATCCCGTCTGGCCGATCAATCGCCGCTGCGCGAATTTATCGGCACCGGTCCCTACCGCTTGCAGTCGCACCAGCCGGATCGCTATATCCAGTTGACGCGTTTCGACGACTACAGTTCGCGCAGCGAAGCGCCCGACGGTTTTGGCGGCGCGCGCCACCGCTACCTGGATGAAATCCGCTTTGTGCCGGTTCCCGATCCCAATACCCGCGTTGAAGGGGCGGTATCGGGCCAGTTCCAATACGTGGACTCTCTGCCGGTGGAAGCGTTATCTCGTCTACGCGGCGGCAAAACCGTGCCGGAAATTCTGCGCCCCTTCGGCTGGCCGGTGTTTGTCATGAATACCCGCCAGGGGTTGATGACCGACCTGACGCTGCGCCGTTCGGTGCAGGCAGCGCTGGCGCCGCAAGATATGCTGATGGCCGCCTTCGGCAGCGCCGACTTCTTCAGCGTAGACGGCGCCATGTATCCCGAAGGGTATGTCTGGCACACCGACGCCGGCGCCGAAGCCTATCGGCCGCAGGGAGATACCGCCAAGGCGTCGGCGTTGCTCAAGCAGGCCGGCTATGACGGCAGGCCGCTGCGCATCCTCACCAGCCGCCAGTACGAATTCCACTATAAAATGGCCCAGGTGGCCCAGGCCTATCTGCAGGCCGCGGGCTTCAAGGTGCAACTGGACGTGGTGGAGTGGGCCACCCTGACCCAAAACCGCGCCGATCCCGCCAAGTGGGATATCTACATCACCCATAGCCCTTTCCTGCCCGAACCCTCGCTGACCGGCTTCCTTTCCGATGACTCGCCGGGTTGGTGGCAAAGCCCAGGCAAACGCGCCGCCCTCGACGCCTTCAACAGCGAGACGGATCCGTCACGCCGCGTCGCCCTATGGGCGGATGTGCAGCGCGTCATTTACCAGGAAGCGCCGGTGTTCAAGGTGGGCGATTTCAATTCACTGGCGGCGCGCGCGCCGGCGCTACAGGGAATAGCGCCCTCCCCCTGGCCCTATTTCTGGAATGCCTCTCTGAATCCATAA
- a CDS encoding ABC transporter substrate-binding protein — translation MKNVTASLVFFIVMSLALIQINTARAAQPGNGVINVATIGEPPTLDPMATTTDLAAEISQHIFETLFTFDSQWNVVPLLAEKMPEISAGGKQYDITLRKNVHFHDGRIMTPQDVAASLQRWLRIASRGKQVSSSVVAVTAQGDNQIRITLNRPYSPLLALLAFNNSAAVIMPQDVLADPLTRFIGTGPYRLQAHRPDQYIQLTRFDDYQPRQEAPDGYGGARHALLKEIRFVPVVDENTRLNGMLSGQFDYADSLPPEKLAALKGNDRVEPLLLKPFGLAVMVMNTREGVLANQWLRQAVQAALNPNDMLLAGFGDPNFVQADGALYPENFVWHSEQGVARYGKASPQTAAALMKKGNYQGQTLRILTSRQYEFHYKMALVAQAYLQAAGFKVSLEIFDWATLTTRRANPALWDIFITHGPFAPEPILNGWMADDYPGWWATPEKKQAVDAFITETDPQKRKALFAAIQTLFYEQAPVYKVGNFNTLSAKASTLANFTPSPWPFFWNVESLKKP, via the coding sequence ATGAAAAATGTAACTGCTTCACTGGTTTTTTTTATCGTAATGTCCCTGGCTTTAATTCAAATAAATACTGCGCGTGCGGCGCAGCCGGGTAACGGCGTGATTAATGTCGCCACTATCGGCGAACCGCCCACGCTGGATCCTATGGCCACCACCACCGATTTAGCGGCGGAAATTTCCCAGCATATTTTCGAAACCCTGTTCACCTTTGATTCGCAATGGAATGTCGTGCCGCTGCTGGCGGAAAAAATGCCGGAAATTTCTGCTGGCGGGAAACAATATGATATTACGCTACGCAAAAACGTGCATTTTCACGACGGCCGCATCATGACGCCGCAGGATGTGGCGGCCTCGCTGCAACGCTGGCTGCGGATCGCGTCCCGCGGCAAACAGGTTTCGTCCTCGGTGGTTGCGGTGACCGCTCAAGGGGATAATCAGATCAGGATTACCTTGAACCGTCCATATTCGCCGCTGTTGGCGCTGCTGGCTTTCAACAATTCCGCGGCGGTGATCATGCCGCAGGATGTCCTGGCGGATCCGCTGACGCGCTTTATCGGCACCGGTCCCTACCGCTTGCAGGCGCACCGGCCGGATCAATATATTCAGCTGACCCGGTTCGACGATTACCAGCCGCGCCAGGAAGCGCCGGACGGCTATGGCGGCGCGCGGCATGCGCTACTCAAAGAGATACGTTTTGTGCCGGTGGTTGATGAGAACACCCGTCTCAACGGCATGCTTTCCGGCCAGTTTGATTACGCCGATTCCTTGCCGCCGGAAAAACTGGCCGCCCTGAAGGGCAATGACCGGGTGGAGCCGCTATTGCTGAAACCTTTTGGCCTGGCGGTGATGGTGATGAATACCCGCGAAGGCGTGCTGGCCAATCAGTGGCTGCGTCAGGCGGTGCAGGCCGCGCTTAATCCGAATGATATGCTGCTGGCGGGGTTTGGCGATCCGAACTTTGTGCAGGCGGACGGCGCGCTTTATCCGGAGAATTTCGTCTGGCACAGCGAGCAGGGCGTCGCGCGTTACGGCAAAGCGTCGCCGCAGACCGCGGCGGCGCTGATGAAAAAGGGAAATTATCAGGGCCAGACCCTGCGTATTCTCACCAGCCGCCAATATGAGTTCCATTACAAGATGGCGCTGGTGGCTCAGGCCTATTTGCAGGCGGCCGGTTTCAAGGTATCGCTGGAGATATTCGACTGGGCGACGTTGACCACGCGGCGGGCCAATCCGGCGTTGTGGGATATTTTCATCACCCACGGCCCGTTCGCGCCCGAACCGATCCTGAACGGCTGGATGGCGGACGATTATCCCGGCTGGTGGGCGACGCCTGAGAAAAAGCAGGCCGTGGACGCCTTTATTACCGAAACCGATCCCCAGAAACGCAAGGCGCTGTTTGCCGCCATCCAGACGCTGTTTTATGAGCAAGCCCCGGTTTACAAGGTGGGAAACTTCAACACGCTTTCCGCCAAAGCGAGCACGCTGGCGAATTTTACGCCTTCCCCCTGGCCCTTTTTCTGGAATGTGGAAAGCCTGAAAAAACCCTGA
- a CDS encoding GH1 family beta-glucosidase: MNNAFPDDFLWGVAASAFQIEGAADEDGRGRSVWDDYSHTPGRIVNGDTADVACDHYHRYPEDIALMRRLGVGAYRLSISWPRILPEGAGKVNPRGLAFYDRLIDLLLHEGIQPWICLHHWDMPVEVERRGGWRARESAAVFGDYAAVVARHFGDRVKHYAPINEPNVIPWVAYNLGRHAPGRQSREDCLRAIHHLNLAHGLSVSALRAAVSGAWIGNIVSLGPVEAQHDDDAHRQAQRLGECLWRRVMVDPLWLGEYPQPLADELAPLVQPGDMAIIAQKLDYFGLNHYNRVYVGPNRHASWGVAETPPPPALGLPLTDVNWAVDPAAFLEQIRDTAARYGNPPIYITENGAAFPDALRADRQVADTARIDYFRRYLTALQQAIAEGCDVRGYFAWSLLDNFEWGRGYSKRFGLVYMDYPTLQRIPKQSYYWLQRVIAGNALL, from the coding sequence ATGAACAACGCTTTTCCCGATGATTTTCTGTGGGGCGTCGCCGCATCGGCGTTTCAGATTGAAGGGGCGGCAGATGAAGACGGCCGCGGCCGCAGCGTATGGGATGACTATAGCCATACGCCGGGCCGCATCGTCAATGGCGATACCGCGGATGTCGCCTGCGATCACTATCACCGCTATCCGGAAGATATCGCGCTGATGCGCCGCCTGGGCGTCGGCGCTTACCGGCTCTCCATCTCCTGGCCGCGCATCCTGCCGGAAGGCGCCGGGAAGGTTAATCCGCGCGGGCTGGCGTTTTACGATCGGCTGATCGATCTGCTGCTGCATGAAGGGATTCAGCCGTGGATCTGCCTGCATCACTGGGATATGCCGGTGGAAGTCGAGCGGCGGGGCGGCTGGCGCGCGCGTGAAAGCGCCGCCGTATTTGGCGATTACGCCGCCGTGGTCGCGCGTCATTTCGGCGATCGGGTCAAGCATTATGCGCCTATCAACGAGCCCAATGTTATCCCCTGGGTGGCCTATAATCTGGGACGGCACGCCCCAGGGCGACAAAGCAGGGAAGATTGCCTGCGAGCCATACACCATCTGAATCTGGCCCACGGCCTGTCGGTGTCGGCGCTACGCGCGGCGGTAAGCGGGGCGTGGATTGGCAATATCGTTTCGCTGGGGCCGGTTGAAGCGCAGCATGACGATGACGCCCACCGTCAGGCGCAGCGGCTGGGAGAGTGCCTGTGGCGCCGGGTTATGGTTGATCCGCTGTGGCTGGGCGAATATCCGCAGCCGCTGGCGGATGAGCTGGCGCCGCTGGTGCAGCCGGGCGATATGGCGATCATCGCCCAGAAGCTGGATTACTTTGGCCTGAACCATTACAACCGCGTCTACGTCGGCCCCAATCGTCATGCCAGTTGGGGCGTAGCCGAAACGCCGCCGCCGCCGGCGCTGGGATTGCCCCTCACCGACGTTAACTGGGCGGTTGATCCCGCCGCCTTTCTGGAGCAGATTCGCGATACCGCCGCCCGTTACGGTAACCCCCCGATCTATATCACCGAAAACGGCGCCGCCTTTCCCGACGCCCTGCGTGCGGATCGGCAGGTGGCGGATACGGCGCGCATTGACTATTTCCGCCGGTATCTGACGGCGCTGCAACAGGCCATTGCCGAAGGATGCGACGTGCGCGGCTATTTCGCCTGGTCGCTGTTGGACAATTTCGAATGGGGACGCGGCTACAGCAAGCGTTTCGGCCTGGTGTACATGGATTACCCCACGTTGCAACGTATTCCCAAGCAATCCTATTACTGGCTACAGCGGGTGATTGCCGGCAATGCGCTGCTCTGA
- a CDS encoding amino acid ABC transporter ATP-binding protein, with translation MTPDRSDIIIRISGLEKHYGDARVLKGLNLFVRKGEKIVICGPSGSGKSTFIRCINGLEDYQGGRITVIDTLTGKGIDNIHDVRRRVGMVFQSFNLFPHMTALQNCMLAPVKVLGISHAEAEDRARHFLGRVKLQSHADKYAGQLSGGQQQRVAIARALCMAPDIMLFDEPTSALDPEVVNEILDIMVNLAGNGMTMLCVTHEMGFARRVADRMIFIDRGQIAADLPPEEFFSAGAHPRIKAFLSHVMP, from the coding sequence ATGACGCCCGATCGTTCCGACATCATTATCCGCATCAGCGGTCTGGAAAAGCATTACGGCGACGCCAGGGTGCTGAAGGGGCTCAATCTTTTCGTCAGAAAGGGCGAGAAGATCGTGATCTGCGGCCCTTCCGGCTCGGGGAAATCAACCTTTATCCGCTGCATCAACGGTCTTGAGGATTATCAGGGCGGGCGGATAACCGTTATAGATACGCTGACCGGCAAGGGCATCGATAATATCCACGACGTCCGGCGCCGCGTAGGTATGGTTTTTCAGAGTTTCAACCTGTTCCCGCACATGACGGCATTGCAGAACTGCATGCTGGCGCCGGTCAAGGTTCTGGGCATATCGCACGCCGAGGCGGAAGATCGGGCGCGCCATTTTCTGGGCCGGGTAAAGCTACAGTCACACGCGGATAAATATGCCGGGCAGCTTTCCGGCGGGCAGCAGCAGCGCGTCGCCATTGCCCGCGCCTTATGCATGGCGCCGGACATCATGTTATTCGATGAACCCACCTCGGCGCTGGATCCCGAAGTGGTCAACGAAATCCTCGACATCATGGTGAATCTGGCGGGAAACGGTATGACGATGCTGTGCGTCACGCATGAAATGGGCTTCGCCAGGAGAGTCGCCGACCGGATGATTTTTATCGATCGGGGGCAAATCGCGGCGGACCTGCCGCCGGAGGAGTTTTTCTCCGCGGGCGCGCATCCGCGGATCAAAGCGTTTCTGAGCCATGTTATGCCATGA
- the argH gene encoding argininosuccinate lyase: MSIDRQPSGSPVSPRLSEPTAEEICRLIYLPRLTKSFEKNFFFITQINAAHLIMLNQQHLLPAASVKILARGLLDLINDGPSAVKLDPLKEDAYLNYESCLVERIGIGHAGRLHMARSRNDILATIDRLQAREGLTGLIAQLLTLRRLLVQQAKQYADAVMPGYTHLQPAQPITYGFWLAGIEQALARDTERLEAAYSHIDSCPLGACALAGTTFAIDRRASANALGFSSVAMHTLDAVASRDGLFEIMSAMTQLAATWSRIAQDYFIWVTNEFNFIDFPDSVAGTSSIMPQKKNPVALEYLKGRAAHVLGMYTAAMSAQRITNFSHSGDANRESISSFPDMLALCADAVEILTLLVRTGKPNRQTMLARANADFCTVTDLADAMVKHYDISFREAHHIVGAVVHEALALGLTADRINTQMIDKAAQDEIGRALGMSAQEIQASLDPVKCVQGRLSGGPSAASVNAMTADSLAAIAAAAGLNQQRIDRHKDIADTLRNALEHLSA, translated from the coding sequence ATGTCTATCGATCGTCAACCATCAGGATCGCCGGTAAGCCCGCGTCTATCGGAACCCACAGCGGAAGAAATATGTCGTCTTATTTATCTGCCGCGCTTAACCAAAAGTTTTGAGAAAAACTTTTTCTTTATTACGCAAATTAATGCGGCGCATTTAATCATGCTGAATCAACAGCATCTTTTACCCGCCGCATCGGTGAAAATTCTGGCGCGCGGATTATTGGATTTAATTAATGACGGACCTTCAGCGGTAAAATTAGACCCCCTAAAGGAAGACGCCTATTTAAATTATGAAAGCTGTCTGGTGGAGCGCATCGGTATCGGCCATGCGGGCAGATTGCATATGGCGCGCAGCCGTAATGATATTCTGGCGACCATCGATCGTCTTCAAGCCAGAGAAGGGCTGACGGGTCTGATCGCGCAATTGCTGACGCTACGCCGGTTGCTCGTTCAGCAGGCCAAACAGTACGCGGACGCCGTTATGCCGGGATATACGCATCTACAGCCGGCGCAGCCCATTACCTATGGATTCTGGCTGGCGGGCATAGAGCAGGCGCTGGCCCGCGATACCGAAAGGCTGGAAGCGGCCTACTCGCATATTGATAGCTGTCCGCTGGGCGCCTGCGCGCTGGCCGGCACCACCTTCGCCATCGATCGTCGCGCGTCCGCCAATGCCCTGGGATTTTCCTCCGTCGCCATGCACACCCTCGACGCGGTCGCCTCGCGCGATGGCCTGTTCGAAATCATGTCGGCCATGACTCAGTTGGCGGCCACCTGGAGCCGCATCGCCCAGGATTACTTCATCTGGGTGACCAATGAATTCAATTTTATTGATTTCCCGGATAGCGTCGCCGGCACCTCAAGCATCATGCCGCAGAAAAAAAATCCGGTGGCGCTGGAGTATCTGAAAGGCCGGGCCGCCCATGTGCTCGGCATGTATACCGCCGCCATGAGCGCGCAGCGGATCACCAACTTCAGCCACTCCGGCGACGCCAACCGGGAAAGCATCTCTTCATTCCCCGATATGCTCGCGCTGTGCGCCGACGCCGTGGAAATCCTTACCCTGCTGGTGCGCACCGGCAAACCAAACCGGCAGACCATGCTCGCCAGAGCCAATGCGGATTTTTGTACCGTCACCGATCTGGCCGACGCCATGGTCAAACACTACGATATCTCCTTCCGCGAAGCGCACCATATCGTGGGAGCCGTGGTCCATGAAGCATTGGCGCTGGGGCTTACCGCCGATCGCATTAATACGCAGATGATCGATAAGGCCGCCCAGGATGAGATCGGCCGTGCGCTTGGGATGTCCGCGCAAGAGATACAGGCGAGTCTCGATCCGGTGAAATGCGTTCAGGGGCGTCTCTCCGGCGGGCCTTCCGCCGCGTCGGTAAACGCGATGACAGCGGATTCGCTCGCCGCGATCGCCGCCGCCGCCGGCCTCAATCAACAACGGATCGATCGCCATAAAGATATCGCCGATACGCTCCGCAACGCCCTGGAACATCTGTCCGCATAA
- a CDS encoding amino acid ABC transporter permease — MNTYTFLTELALFGYGLLGTFKISIVTLVATTLISVVFGSLSTIESAWLRFIIRCYVECFRSIPLVVIVFFIYFTLPLLGLTLPPFLSVSVGLTLWASANGIEIVRGGIASVSKGQRESAASLGLSPWKVYLLIIWPQALRAIIPAYLGQITLLIQASSLGALVGVDELFLNGKNYIEQTTLMSGNNPSFFVYAGILATYFVICSLFTQAGRLYEKRVGKKYQ; from the coding sequence ATGAATACCTATACTTTCCTCACCGAGCTCGCATTATTTGGCTATGGCTTATTAGGCACCTTTAAAATTTCTATCGTCACGCTGGTCGCCACCACTCTGATATCCGTAGTGTTCGGCTCGCTCTCAACGATTGAGTCGGCCTGGCTGCGTTTTATCATTCGCTGTTATGTAGAGTGTTTTCGTTCCATTCCGCTGGTCGTGATTGTGTTCTTCATCTATTTTACCCTGCCGTTATTGGGATTGACCCTGCCGCCATTCCTGTCCGTCTCTGTCGGACTCACCCTTTGGGCCAGCGCCAACGGGATTGAAATCGTGCGCGGCGGCATTGCCTCGGTATCCAAAGGCCAGCGTGAAAGCGCCGCCTCCCTGGGGCTTTCGCCCTGGAAAGTTTATCTGTTGATTATCTGGCCGCAGGCGCTGCGGGCCATCATTCCCGCCTATCTTGGGCAAATTACGCTGCTTATTCAGGCCTCATCGCTGGGGGCGCTCGTCGGCGTGGATGAGCTATTTCTCAATGGGAAAAACTATATCGAGCAGACGACGCTAATGTCTGGCAATAATCCCTCGTTTTTTGTTTATGCCGGAATACTGGCGACCTATTTTGTTATTTGTTCCTTATTCACCCAGGCTGGTCGTTTATACGAGAAAAGAGTCGGCAAAAAATATCAGTAA